A single genomic interval of Polyangium spumosum harbors:
- the dapA gene encoding 4-hydroxy-tetrahydrodipicolinate synthase codes for MKPVTFTGTFTALVTPFTADGDAVDLAALDALVEAQIEGGVSGLVPCGTTGESPTLSDEEQVLVIKRVVEVAKGRVPVLAGTGSFSTKKTIAASQAALAAGADAVMVVMPYYNKPSQDGMREHVLAVARVVSCPVVLYNIPGRCVVDLSADTTAQICDKAPNVVALKDATGNVLRCQELKRKLGERLTVLSGDDALTLAFGAVGASGVISVSSNVRPREVSEVTRALLMNDFVRARACHFALVDLHNAMFLEPNPAPAKAALAAMGRMTPAVRQPLLPASEATRRKVADVLAALDTNFPKATS; via the coding sequence ATGAAACCCGTCACCTTCACAGGCACCTTCACCGCGCTCGTCACGCCCTTCACCGCCGATGGCGACGCCGTCGATCTCGCCGCGCTCGACGCGCTCGTCGAGGCGCAGATCGAAGGCGGCGTCTCGGGCCTCGTGCCTTGCGGGACCACGGGCGAGTCGCCCACGCTCTCGGACGAGGAGCAGGTCCTCGTGATCAAGCGCGTCGTCGAGGTCGCGAAGGGCCGCGTGCCCGTGCTCGCCGGGACGGGATCGTTCTCCACGAAGAAGACGATCGCCGCGTCCCAGGCCGCGCTCGCCGCGGGCGCCGACGCCGTGATGGTCGTGATGCCGTACTACAACAAGCCCTCGCAGGACGGCATGCGCGAGCATGTCCTCGCGGTGGCGCGCGTGGTCTCTTGCCCCGTCGTGCTCTACAACATCCCGGGCCGCTGCGTCGTCGACCTCTCGGCGGACACGACGGCGCAGATCTGCGACAAGGCGCCGAACGTGGTCGCGCTGAAGGACGCGACGGGCAACGTGCTTCGTTGCCAGGAGCTCAAGCGCAAGCTCGGCGAGAGGCTCACCGTGCTCTCGGGGGACGACGCGCTCACGCTGGCGTTTGGCGCCGTGGGCGCGAGCGGGGTCATCAGCGTCAGCTCGAACGTGCGCCCGCGTGAGGTCAGCGAAGTGACCCGCGCTCTCCTCATGAACGACTTCGTGCGGGCGCGGGCGTGTCACTTCGCGCTCGTCGACCTGCACAACGCCATGTTCCTCGAGCCGAACCCGGCGCCTGCGAAGGCGGCGCTCGCGGCGATGGGCCGCATGACGCCGGCCGTGCGGCAGCCCTTGCTCCCGGCGAGCGAGGCGACGCGGCGCAAGGTGGCGGACGTCCTCGCAGCGCTCGACACGAACTTCCCCAAGGCCACGTCGTGA
- the dapB gene encoding 4-hydroxy-tetrahydrodipicolinate reductase codes for MKLAIAGATGRMGQSIVRLAAQEGLTIVGAIASPQSKHLGRDVGEVAGAGNLGVVIGDDVAAGLLGADVVIDFSRPEALSRVLTTARRQKIAVVSGTTRLDAETEKKLDEVAATIPVLWAPNTSLGVQVLAEIVAEAVRRLGPGFDVEIVETHHKAKVDSPSGTATRLADAARDARRGLRTVTGREGNVGPRVEDEIGVFAVRGGDVIGDHTVHLLGPGERLELTHRATNRDLFARGALRAAKYLFGKPAGRYSMADVLG; via the coding sequence GTGAAGCTCGCGATCGCGGGCGCCACGGGGCGCATGGGGCAGAGCATCGTGCGGCTCGCGGCGCAGGAGGGCCTCACGATCGTCGGGGCCATCGCGTCGCCCCAATCGAAGCACCTCGGTCGCGACGTGGGCGAGGTGGCCGGCGCGGGCAACCTCGGCGTGGTGATCGGCGACGACGTCGCGGCGGGGCTGCTCGGCGCGGACGTGGTGATCGACTTCTCCCGCCCCGAGGCGCTCTCGCGTGTGCTCACGACCGCGCGGCGGCAGAAGATCGCGGTCGTGAGTGGCACGACGCGGCTCGACGCGGAGACCGAGAAGAAGCTCGACGAGGTCGCGGCGACGATCCCCGTCCTCTGGGCCCCGAACACGAGCCTCGGCGTGCAGGTGCTCGCCGAGATCGTGGCGGAGGCCGTGCGCCGCCTCGGCCCCGGGTTCGACGTGGAGATCGTCGAGACGCACCACAAGGCGAAGGTCGATTCGCCGAGCGGCACGGCGACGCGGCTCGCGGACGCCGCGCGCGACGCTCGAAGAGGATTGCGGACCGTGACGGGGCGCGAGGGCAACGTGGGCCCACGCGTGGAGGACGAGATCGGCGTCTTCGCGGTGCGGGGCGGCGACGTGATCGGCGATCACACGGTGCATCTGCTCGGGCCGGGCGAGCGGCTCGAATTGACGCACCGGGCGACGAACCGGGACCTCTTCGCCCGCGGGGCCTTGCGCGCGGCGAAGTATCTGTTCGGCAAGCCCGCGGGGCGGTATTCGATGGCGGACGTGCTCGGGTGA
- the efp gene encoding elongation factor P: MDTSDIRKGLKMMLDGSKDPFSVIEFQFVKPGKGQAFTRVKLKNMANGNVLERTFKSGEKLEPANVETRTFQYIYPEGSDFVFMDQNTGEQITVPGDKVGDDAKWLSDGMNVDVTLFNEQPIGVDLPASVVLQITTCEPGVKGDTASGATKPATLSTGAVINVPLFVKEGEWVKVDTTDGKYLERVNR; the protein is encoded by the coding sequence ATGGACACGAGCGACATCCGTAAAGGCCTCAAGATGATGCTCGATGGGAGCAAGGACCCCTTCTCCGTCATCGAGTTCCAGTTCGTCAAGCCTGGCAAAGGTCAGGCCTTCACCCGGGTGAAGCTGAAGAACATGGCGAACGGCAACGTCCTCGAGCGGACGTTCAAGTCGGGCGAGAAGCTCGAGCCGGCGAACGTCGAGACGCGCACGTTCCAGTACATCTACCCGGAGGGCTCCGACTTCGTGTTCATGGACCAGAACACGGGCGAGCAGATCACCGTCCCGGGTGACAAGGTCGGCGACGACGCCAAGTGGCTCTCCGACGGCATGAACGTCGACGTCACGCTCTTCAACGAGCAGCCCATCGGCGTCGACCTGCCCGCGAGCGTCGTCCTGCAGATCACGACCTGCGAGCCGGGCGTGAAGGGCGACACCGCGAGCGGCGCCACCAAGCCCGCCACGCTCTCGACCGGCGCGGTGATCAACGTCCCGCTCTTCGTCAAGGAAGGCGAGTGGGTCAAGGTCGACACCACCGACGGCAAGTACCTCGAGCGCGTCAATCGCTGA
- a CDS encoding RMD1 family protein — MSRIYPVEAYSYASRFVLREVETWMPPNQGVRASKTQLVVSLDGDRLAYLFDFGAIVFVNVPDAERERIVETFNKKLQQEPHPPLRESFLLEVRPGSANEVRFERVVVPEVDSTTLDVIATVLAQSVAIDYYDEDVQAILDRVGAVAGEVARQGRPLGRTRDFVKFVGAAMASQVEIISAISLLDKPDLTWENEAADRLHDKMRNNFEIQERHKALEIKLSTIRETLQTLIEFSQTRRMVFLEAAIVALIVFEILLSFLKL; from the coding sequence ATGTCCCGCATCTATCCGGTCGAAGCTTACTCGTACGCGTCGCGCTTCGTCCTCCGCGAGGTCGAGACGTGGATGCCGCCCAATCAGGGCGTCCGTGCGTCGAAGACGCAGCTCGTCGTGTCGCTCGACGGCGACAGGCTCGCCTACCTCTTCGACTTCGGCGCGATCGTGTTCGTGAACGTCCCCGACGCGGAGCGCGAGCGCATCGTCGAGACGTTCAACAAGAAGCTGCAGCAGGAGCCACACCCGCCGCTGCGCGAGAGCTTCCTCCTCGAGGTGCGCCCAGGCTCGGCCAACGAGGTGCGCTTCGAACGTGTCGTGGTGCCCGAGGTCGACTCGACGACGCTCGACGTGATCGCCACCGTGCTCGCGCAGTCGGTGGCGATCGACTACTACGACGAGGACGTGCAGGCGATCCTGGACCGCGTGGGCGCGGTGGCCGGCGAGGTGGCGCGGCAGGGGAGGCCGCTCGGCAGGACGCGCGATTTCGTGAAGTTCGTGGGCGCGGCGATGGCCTCGCAGGTCGAGATCATCTCGGCGATCTCGCTCCTCGACAAACCCGACCTCACCTGGGAGAACGAGGCCGCCGACCGGCTGCACGACAAGATGCGGAACAACTTCGAGATCCAGGAGCGGCACAAGGCGCTGGAGATCAAGCTGTCGACGATCCGCGAGACGCTGCAGACGTTGATCGAGTTCAGCCAGACGCGCCGGATGGTCTTCCTCGAGGCGGCGATCGTGGCGCTGATCGTGTTCGAGATCTTGCTGAGTTTTCTGAAGCTCTGA
- a CDS encoding tetratricopeptide repeat protein, with product MDQFDDELREIKREIVESRGLIIKTNNLTNALAADLKTISKRQLGFERRAFWNSASANLLFVLVVIGVVKLAWDARIDSVQADTKQAKEKIGKLEADLKEMQRRADDRTRAESAAAAFYELVRAGRRQEIIEGFEALRKEPLSRAEIAFFTDAVDTARAELGIKSYQLGLDHLRTGRWHEAAVAFEEAIRLKENAAHSPSARLHLARAYRKLNRQRDAIPMLMQLSEASPDKEITDDAMFLLCECLVDIQAWNDAKTTLRAFIRRFPDSPFLNDARMELADISLKH from the coding sequence ATGGATCAATTCGACGACGAGTTGCGGGAGATCAAGCGTGAGATCGTCGAGTCCCGCGGGCTCATCATCAAGACGAACAACCTCACGAACGCCCTGGCGGCCGACCTCAAGACGATCTCCAAGCGCCAGCTCGGCTTCGAGCGCCGCGCTTTCTGGAACAGCGCGAGCGCCAACCTGCTCTTCGTCCTGGTCGTGATCGGCGTGGTCAAGCTGGCCTGGGACGCCCGCATCGACTCCGTGCAAGCCGACACGAAGCAGGCGAAGGAGAAGATCGGCAAGCTCGAGGCGGACCTGAAGGAGATGCAGCGGAGGGCCGACGACCGCACACGAGCGGAGTCGGCGGCAGCGGCGTTTTACGAGCTCGTCCGCGCGGGCAGGCGGCAGGAGATCATCGAGGGCTTCGAGGCGCTTCGCAAAGAGCCGCTCTCGCGCGCCGAGATCGCCTTCTTCACGGACGCGGTGGACACGGCGCGCGCCGAGCTAGGCATCAAGAGCTACCAGCTCGGCCTCGATCACCTGCGCACGGGGCGCTGGCACGAGGCGGCCGTCGCGTTCGAGGAGGCGATCCGGCTGAAGGAGAACGCCGCGCACTCGCCCTCGGCGCGCCTCCACCTCGCCCGCGCCTACCGCAAGCTGAACCGACAGCGCGACGCGATCCCGATGCTGATGCAGCTCTCCGAGGCCTCGCCGGACAAGGAGATCACCGACGACGCGATGTTCCTGCTCTGCGAGTGCCTCGTCGACATCCAGGCCTGGAACGACGCGAAGACCACGCTGCGCGCCTTCATCCGCCGCTTCCCCGACAGCCCGTTCCTGAACGACGCGCGCATGGAGCTCGCGGACATCTCGCTCAAGCACTGA
- the glyS gene encoding glycine--tRNA ligase subunit beta: MSQTRDLLLEIGCEELPASFVDAALRALPDLLKKRLSDLRLSHGAIRTLGTPRRLAAIVEGVAERQPDLEEEVTGPPVKAAFKDGVPTKAAEAFASKIGVAVADLRRVETPKGEYLVGTRREAGKPAQALLPDALAQVATAIPFRKSMRWGAGDVAFGRPIHWVITLFGEDVLDIEVAGVKSGRTTYGHRFLAPGALTISSPGAYVNTLRGAHVLVDTEERARVMRERLLEAARSAGGTLIEDDFLIEENLTLVEEPHVIVGSYGEEFLELPERVIVAVAKGHQRYFNVRGPDGKLLPKYLSVVNTAEKPENIRRGNDRVMRARLSDARFFYREDLKVPLAERRTKLAGIVFQKRLGTVLGKAERIERLARELGLLLQLPEPTIMAAVSGAHVAKCDLVSLMVGEFPELEGEMGRAYALAQGTSPDVADVIREHYQPKGAQDATPPTDAGALVSIADRLDTIVGCFAIGLTPTGAADPYGLRRACLGVLRTVLDRGFDLNLSDAFRAAYDGYGGVTLDLGPGELGDKLGDFFTERLRGLLEAKLPSDAVAAALPVASDRPLDARARATALAGLDAETRARVGEVFKRATNIASGAPAGEPTPPRVEDHASEKAVHDGYLELAARLVDLRRAGDYAGALREVASFAPLLHRYFLDVYVMTDDLPVRDNRLRLMRAISETCATIARLELLGERKEA; encoded by the coding sequence ATGTCCCAGACCCGCGACCTCCTGCTGGAGATCGGCTGCGAGGAGCTGCCCGCTTCGTTCGTCGATGCCGCGCTCCGCGCGCTCCCCGATCTCCTGAAGAAACGTCTCTCCGACCTGCGCCTCTCGCACGGCGCCATCCGCACCCTCGGCACCCCGCGCAGGCTCGCCGCGATCGTCGAGGGCGTCGCCGAGAGGCAGCCGGATCTCGAAGAGGAGGTCACCGGGCCGCCCGTCAAGGCCGCGTTCAAGGACGGCGTGCCCACGAAGGCGGCCGAGGCGTTCGCCTCGAAGATCGGCGTCGCGGTGGCCGATCTCCGGCGCGTCGAGACGCCGAAGGGCGAGTACCTCGTCGGCACGCGACGCGAAGCCGGAAAGCCCGCACAGGCGCTCCTGCCCGACGCGCTCGCGCAGGTCGCGACGGCGATCCCGTTCCGCAAGTCGATGCGCTGGGGCGCCGGCGACGTCGCGTTCGGCAGGCCCATCCACTGGGTCATCACGCTCTTCGGCGAGGACGTGCTCGACATCGAGGTCGCGGGCGTGAAGAGCGGTCGCACCACCTACGGACACCGCTTCCTCGCGCCGGGCGCGCTCACCATCTCGTCGCCCGGCGCCTACGTGAACACGCTGCGCGGCGCGCACGTGCTCGTCGACACGGAGGAGCGCGCGCGGGTCATGCGCGAGCGGCTGCTCGAGGCCGCGAGGTCCGCGGGCGGCACGCTCATCGAGGACGACTTCCTCATCGAGGAGAACCTCACGCTCGTCGAGGAGCCCCACGTGATCGTGGGCAGCTACGGCGAGGAGTTCCTGGAGCTGCCCGAGCGCGTGATCGTCGCCGTCGCCAAGGGCCACCAGCGTTACTTCAACGTGCGCGGGCCCGACGGTAAGCTCCTGCCGAAGTACCTCTCGGTCGTGAACACCGCCGAGAAGCCCGAGAACATCCGCCGCGGCAACGACCGCGTGATGCGCGCGCGCCTCTCGGACGCGCGCTTCTTCTACCGCGAGGACCTCAAGGTCCCCCTCGCCGAGCGGCGCACGAAGCTCGCGGGCATCGTCTTCCAGAAGCGCCTCGGCACCGTGCTCGGCAAGGCCGAGCGGATCGAGCGGCTCGCGCGCGAGCTCGGCCTCTTGCTCCAGCTCCCCGAGCCCACGATCATGGCCGCGGTGAGCGGCGCGCACGTCGCGAAGTGTGACCTCGTCTCGCTCATGGTCGGCGAGTTCCCCGAGCTCGAAGGCGAGATGGGACGCGCCTACGCGCTCGCGCAAGGCACGAGCCCCGATGTCGCCGACGTGATCCGCGAGCACTACCAGCCGAAGGGCGCGCAGGACGCGACGCCGCCGACGGACGCGGGCGCGCTCGTGTCGATCGCCGACAGGCTCGACACCATCGTCGGCTGCTTCGCCATCGGCCTGACGCCGACGGGCGCGGCCGATCCGTACGGCCTGCGGCGCGCGTGCCTCGGCGTGCTGCGCACGGTGCTCGATCGTGGGTTCGACCTGAACCTGTCGGACGCGTTCCGCGCGGCCTACGACGGCTACGGCGGCGTCACGCTCGACCTCGGGCCGGGCGAGCTCGGCGACAAGCTCGGCGACTTCTTCACCGAGCGCCTGCGCGGCCTGCTCGAGGCGAAGCTGCCGAGCGACGCGGTCGCAGCGGCGCTGCCGGTCGCCTCCGATCGTCCGCTCGACGCGCGGGCGCGGGCGACGGCGCTCGCGGGGCTCGACGCGGAGACACGTGCGCGGGTCGGCGAGGTCTTCAAGCGCGCCACGAACATCGCGAGCGGCGCGCCGGCCGGCGAGCCGACGCCGCCGAGGGTCGAGGATCACGCGAGCGAGAAGGCCGTGCACGACGGCTACCTCGAGCTCGCCGCGCGGCTCGTCGATCTGCGCCGGGCGGGCGACTACGCGGGCGCGTTGCGCGAGGTCGCGAGCTTCGCGCCCTTGCTTCACCGCTACTTCCTCGACGTGTACGTGATGACGGACGACCTCCCCGTCCGCGACAATCGCCTGCGCCTGATGCGCGCCATCAGCGAGACGTGCGCGACGATCGCCCGGCTGGAGCTGCTCGGCGAACGCAAAGAAGCCTGA
- a CDS encoding DUF5522 domain-containing protein, which translates to MSKALPKFGQLLEGVDFYKEGHKVVFTSVYHLKRGYCCHSKCRHCPYGLGVAQKISVEIQGLECAGCAVEASADTDVGESKP; encoded by the coding sequence TTGTCGAAGGCTCTCCCCAAGTTCGGCCAGCTTCTGGAAGGCGTGGACTTCTACAAAGAAGGCCACAAGGTCGTCTTCACGTCCGTCTACCACCTGAAGCGCGGCTACTGCTGCCACTCGAAGTGCCGTCACTGCCCCTACGGGCTCGGCGTGGCGCAGAAGATCTCCGTGGAAATCCAGGGCCTCGAGTGCGCCGGCTGCGCCGTCGAGGCCAGCGCGGACACGGACGTGGGCGAATCCAAACCCTAG
- a CDS encoding radical SAM/SPASM domain-containing protein translates to MRARVEPFGAWVRLDDGTLVAIGRGAAERLGLSGGALWREADATRRARPLEAHVAVTSRCGAGCKGCYLDARPDGESPPFEVITARLVALAAAGVFTVAFGGGEPLVRPDLGELGRAARDLGLVPVLTTSGIGMTDERARELRSFAQVNVSYDGEGAAYGEVRGWEGARVAERAMRLLAEAGVAFGVNVVLTRTTFHRLADTAQRAASLGARELQLLRYKPAGRAADLSYLATRLSPAQVDALFPTLEALSGATSLAIRVDCSLVPLLSGHVRDAAALARFGVLGCEAGRYLAAVRIDGDLAPCSFAPAAEARAEGAWRGGAGAAWATDTTLEAWRAPHDAEPCASCVIRSICRGGCRVVASHLGGALGPDPECPRVRAHRDAEEQTRAERA, encoded by the coding sequence ATGCGAGCGCGCGTTGAGCCTTTTGGCGCCTGGGTGCGGCTCGACGACGGCACGCTCGTGGCGATCGGCCGCGGCGCGGCCGAGCGGCTCGGGCTCTCGGGCGGCGCGCTCTGGCGCGAGGCCGACGCGACGCGCCGGGCGAGGCCACTCGAGGCGCACGTGGCGGTCACCTCGCGTTGCGGGGCCGGGTGCAAGGGCTGCTACCTCGACGCGCGGCCCGACGGCGAGAGCCCGCCGTTCGAGGTGATCACGGCGCGGCTCGTGGCCCTCGCGGCGGCGGGCGTGTTCACGGTGGCCTTCGGCGGCGGCGAGCCACTCGTGAGGCCCGACCTCGGCGAGCTCGGCCGCGCGGCGAGGGACCTCGGGCTCGTCCCGGTGCTGACGACGAGTGGCATCGGCATGACGGACGAGCGCGCGCGGGAGCTTCGGAGCTTCGCGCAGGTGAACGTCAGCTACGACGGCGAGGGCGCGGCGTACGGCGAGGTGCGCGGCTGGGAAGGCGCGCGGGTCGCGGAGCGGGCGATGCGCCTGCTCGCGGAGGCGGGCGTCGCGTTCGGGGTCAACGTGGTCCTCACGCGAACGACGTTTCATCGTCTCGCCGACACGGCGCAGCGGGCCGCCTCCCTCGGCGCGCGCGAGCTCCAGCTCCTCCGCTACAAACCGGCCGGGCGCGCGGCGGACCTCTCCTACCTCGCGACGCGCCTCTCGCCCGCGCAGGTCGACGCGCTTTTTCCCACGCTCGAGGCGCTCTCCGGCGCGACGAGCCTCGCGATCCGCGTCGACTGCTCGCTCGTGCCGCTCCTCTCGGGCCACGTGCGCGACGCCGCGGCGCTCGCGCGTTTTGGCGTGCTCGGCTGCGAGGCGGGCCGGTACCTCGCCGCCGTGCGGATCGACGGCGACCTCGCGCCTTGTAGCTTCGCGCCTGCCGCGGAGGCGCGGGCCGAGGGCGCGTGGCGGGGCGGCGCGGGCGCGGCGTGGGCGACCGATACGACGCTCGAAGCCTGGCGCGCGCCGCACGACGCCGAGCCCTGCGCCTCCTGCGTGATCCGCTCGATCTGTCGGGGCGGATGCCGCGTCGTCGCGTCGCACCTCGGGGGCGCGCTCGGCCCGGATCCCGAGTGCCCGCGCGTGCGCGCTCACCGCGACGCAGAGGAGCAGACGCGTGCCGAGCGCGCGTAG
- a CDS encoding alpha/beta hydrolase, whose product MTNPRSSALRVRSSGLLFAALALLSAVVVGCGDGGSGGGTGGAGQGGGGLGGSGGAGQGGAGQGGSSATSLDGVLAELRADLEGTMDKYAASEGWPLVIEGGHLFVSTNTSLDLVAGDHDGWVGSPMKLDDAGFRWLHVEGLSAGSRYKFTNTTLWEADPWARSYTYDDNGEMSLVAPTAAHLDRFFRIGDAQMPERAVNVWVPEGAATHVLYVHDGQNLFDPASAWGGWRLQDSAPAGMMLVGIDNTGIGRMDEYTHVPDVIDLDGDGTAEPWGGKGDAYAEFVNGAVRKLVRDRYGEPAKVGTMGSSLGGLISFHIADRFPGEYDYAASLSGTMGWGKIGDASQNETMIERYEARGHREVVLYLDSGGGDPALGQVENESKCSDADGDGIRDDVGLGDNACENAQMREALVSVGYTLLTDVYHWWEPGAPHNEAAWRARVFRPMELFQGL is encoded by the coding sequence ATGACGAACCCTCGTTCCTCGGCTCTTCGTGTGCGCTCATCGGGGCTCCTCTTCGCCGCGCTCGCCCTGCTCTCGGCGGTGGTCGTCGGCTGCGGCGACGGAGGCAGCGGCGGGGGCACGGGAGGCGCCGGGCAAGGCGGCGGAGGTCTCGGGGGATCGGGCGGCGCCGGGCAAGGCGGCGCGGGGCAAGGCGGTTCGAGCGCGACGAGCCTCGACGGCGTGCTCGCCGAGCTCCGCGCGGACCTCGAAGGCACGATGGACAAGTACGCCGCGAGTGAGGGATGGCCCCTCGTGATCGAGGGCGGCCACCTGTTCGTCTCGACGAACACGAGCCTGGACCTCGTCGCGGGGGATCACGACGGCTGGGTGGGCAGCCCCATGAAGCTCGACGACGCGGGGTTTCGCTGGCTCCACGTCGAGGGTTTGTCCGCGGGGAGCCGGTACAAGTTCACGAACACGACGCTCTGGGAGGCCGACCCATGGGCGCGCTCGTACACGTACGACGACAACGGGGAGATGAGCCTCGTCGCGCCGACGGCGGCGCACCTCGATCGATTCTTCCGGATCGGCGACGCGCAGATGCCGGAGCGCGCGGTGAACGTTTGGGTGCCCGAGGGCGCGGCGACGCACGTGCTCTACGTGCACGACGGGCAGAACCTCTTCGACCCCGCGTCGGCGTGGGGCGGCTGGAGGCTGCAGGACAGCGCGCCCGCCGGGATGATGCTCGTGGGCATCGACAACACGGGCATCGGTCGAATGGACGAGTACACGCACGTGCCCGACGTCATCGACCTCGACGGCGACGGCACGGCCGAGCCCTGGGGCGGCAAAGGCGACGCGTATGCGGAGTTCGTGAATGGCGCGGTGCGAAAGCTCGTGCGGGATCGTTATGGCGAGCCGGCGAAGGTGGGGACGATGGGCTCGTCGCTCGGCGGGCTCATCTCGTTCCACATCGCCGATCGATTCCCCGGCGAATACGATTACGCGGCGAGCCTCTCGGGCACGATGGGATGGGGCAAGATCGGCGACGCCTCGCAGAACGAGACGATGATCGAGCGATACGAGGCGCGCGGCCATCGCGAGGTGGTGCTCTACCTCGATTCGGGCGGCGGGGACCCGGCGCTCGGGCAGGTCGAGAACGAGTCGAAATGCTCTGACGCGGACGGCGACGGGATCCGGGACGACGTGGGGCTCGGCGACAACGCCTGCGAGAATGCGCAGATGCGGGAGGCGCTGGTGTCGGTCGGCTACACGCTGCTCACGGACGTGTACCACTGGTGGGAGCCCGGCGCGCCGCACAACGAGGCGGCCTGGCGGGCGCGCGTGTTCCGGCCGATGGAGCTCTTCCAGGGGCTCTGA
- the rsgA gene encoding ribosome small subunit-dependent GTPase A, translated as MNPDLVRLGFTPSFAGHFAALALTEGAPSRLPARVITEHRGAYRVHDGTIERWAVITGRLRHEAKSPLDMPAVGDWVVLDEMPDAEGRAVIQAILPRRTAFVRRAAGVDKKPQVVAANVDRVFLVASLNRDFSPRRLERYLALARESGADPVILLSKADLVDPGPAIEEASAVARGVPIHASSSMTGEGVELVRDYLKDNATGVLLGSSGVGKSTLINRLLGEDRLATSPVRDEDDKGRHTTVRRELVVLPSGGVVIDTPGMREIGLWDTGAGLDEAFDDVAALAATCRFSDCRHEKEPGCAVQKAVAEGALPAERVTSYKALQKEGERLEALSDNRSRAEIMRKNRVIARAVRAHAQMHKKRS; from the coding sequence ATGAACCCCGACCTCGTTCGACTCGGATTCACCCCCTCTTTTGCCGGCCATTTCGCCGCGCTCGCGCTCACCGAGGGCGCGCCCTCGCGTTTGCCTGCCCGGGTCATCACCGAGCATCGGGGCGCCTATCGCGTGCACGACGGGACGATCGAGCGCTGGGCCGTGATCACGGGCCGCCTCCGGCACGAGGCCAAGAGCCCGCTCGACATGCCCGCCGTCGGCGACTGGGTCGTGCTCGACGAGATGCCCGATGCCGAAGGTCGCGCCGTCATCCAGGCCATCTTGCCGCGCCGCACCGCCTTCGTGCGTCGCGCGGCCGGCGTCGACAAGAAGCCGCAGGTCGTCGCGGCGAACGTCGATCGGGTCTTCCTCGTGGCCTCGCTCAACCGCGACTTCAGCCCGCGCCGGCTCGAGCGTTACCTCGCGCTCGCCCGCGAGAGCGGCGCCGATCCCGTCATCCTCCTCAGCAAAGCCGACCTCGTGGATCCCGGCCCCGCGATCGAAGAAGCCTCGGCCGTCGCGCGGGGCGTGCCCATTCACGCGTCGAGCTCGATGACGGGCGAGGGTGTCGAGCTCGTGCGCGACTACCTGAAAGACAACGCCACGGGCGTGTTGCTCGGCTCGTCCGGCGTCGGCAAGTCCACGCTCATCAATCGGCTGCTCGGCGAGGATCGCCTCGCGACTTCACCCGTGCGCGACGAGGACGACAAGGGCCGCCACACGACGGTGCGGCGCGAGCTCGTGGTGCTGCCTTCGGGCGGCGTCGTGATCGACACGCCGGGCATGCGCGAGATCGGCCTCTGGGACACGGGCGCGGGCCTCGACGAGGCGTTCGACGACGTCGCGGCGCTCGCGGCCACGTGCCGGTTCAGCGATTGCCGGCACGAAAAAGAGCCTGGTTGCGCCGTGCAGAAGGCCGTCGCCGAGGGCGCGCTCCCGGCCGAGCGGGTCACGAGTTACAAGGCGCTGCAAAAGGAGGGCGAGCGGCTCGAGGCGCTCTCCGACAACCGCTCACGCGCCGAGATCATGCGCAAAAACCGCGTCATCGCGCGCGCGGTGCGAGCGCATGCGCAGATGCACAAGAAGCGGAGCTGA